In the genome of Drosophila yakuba strain Tai18E2 chromosome 3R, Prin_Dyak_Tai18E2_2.1, whole genome shotgun sequence, one region contains:
- the LOC6538757 gene encoding NFX1-type zinc finger-containing protein 1: protein MSSSDEDWFNQDEDKLLQGLEKTLKSQELRANEEHIESCPPEVGGHYLKQLSLEASSVSAGSDGKASGRFSLTELTKALKMPAVDMFLYFLSEDRDLFVNQVLANDSVKRVGLFVDILWSLCELELGGFDEIFLSAFSRQTVLLDKIKNLLQAKAAVAKCDADSALILSHIKWMLLRAHKHGVLSRQGYELVELYKKLAPSFKGELAEGLDALSGNLSHNVKGQIYPTLDRLLGKEDTKAFNDEENELLVTNKVVQYLNAQRNLLKEDFLDPLIEFVQQLRSETDVDEFKQQGLLWSNAHLSLNPQFAEAQRHSLVFLKVNSTEASKNDYKIWLQSIKSGTLLCLTTSLAFDDLILASVGYTEPEKLKEDCLSVQIVKQYNIGNIYDRPLIMFQAPVFFEPYLRVHNYLSTCSTEQFPMRRYILDGELEIPPPAYMKPGVKLCFNTKPFTLDKLPDGLPFNESQKTAFKEALTREFSIIQGPPGTGKTHLSVELVNTLIQNAKALGTGPIIVLTYTNNSLDKFLVKVSQYTQEILRFGSQSRDPQISKFNVRTMINPDLVPPRLKRIWWLVNCEYKEKFQNLQGLYANFDGSEDSYQQTLAAQEQLNQVAERIETLRMIFQFFLARDKDVLAMTTTCAARVNFLFRLLQSKCVVFEEAAEIQEAHILACLTPHTEHVILVGDHKQLQPFTGSSKVPQISLFERLIVAGLPFSLLNLQYRMRPCISDLLVPSIYDELLCSESVKAYDNIRLMAKNLYFVQHNQTEQRTTDMSIENLYEAGVLAKLTEFLIQKAKYKHSDIAILSPYNAQIECIKKALPRMYRSTVQVASVDSFQGLEANIVLLSLVRSNASGQIGFLRLANRVCVALSRARWALYIVGNLEMLQQSYPKLWSPIAQRLEENNAIGEAFPFST, encoded by the exons ATGTCAAGTTCAGATGAAGATTGGTTTAACCAGGATGAGGACAAACTGTTGCAGGGCCTGGAGAAGACGCTTAAGTCCCAGGAGCTGAGAGCGAATGAGGAGCACATTGAAAGCTGTCCACCTGAGG TGGGAGGACATTACTTGAAGCAACTTAGCCTGGAGGCCTCCTCTGTGAGTGCCGGAAGTGATGGCAAGGCCTCCGGCAGGTTCTCCCTGACCGAGTTGACAAAGGCGCTGAAAATGCCAGCCGTCGACATGTTCCTATACTTCTTGTCCGAGGATCGAGATCTCTTCGTGAATCAAGTGCTGGCCAATGATAGTGTGAAACGAGTTGGCCTGTTCGTGGATATCCTGTGGTCGCTCTGCGAACTGGAGTTGGGTGGATTTGATGAAATCTTTCTGTCCGCTTTCAGTCGGCAGACGGTGCTTCTGGACAAGATCAAGAATCTTTTGCAGGCCAAAGCCGCTGTGGCAAAATGTGATGCGGATTCGGCTCTGATATTAAGCCATATTAAGTGGATGCTTCTGCGAGCTCATAAGCATGGCGTACTTAGTCGCCAGGGCTACGAATTGGTGGAACTATACAAAAAGTTGGCACCTTCCTTTAAAGGCGAATTGGCAGAAGGTCTCGATGCACTCAGCGGCAACCTTTCACATAATGTCAAGGGACAGATTTATCCGACGCTGGACAGGTTACTGGGCAAGGAAGACACTAAGGCCTTCAATGATGAAGAAAATGAGCTTTTAGTGACCAACAAAGTGGTTCAATATTTGAATGCACAGCGAAATTTACTCAAGGAAGATTTTTTGGACCCATTAATTGAGTTTGTGCAGCAACTACGCAGCGAAACGGATGTCGATGAGTTTAAGCAACAGGGCCTTCTGTGGTCCAATGCGCATCTGTCCTTAAATCCGCAGTTTGCGGAGGCTCAGCGTCACAGCCTAGTTTTCTTGAAGGTAAACTCTACCGAAGCATCGAAGAATGATTATAAGATTTGGCTGCAATCCATAAAATCTGGGACACTGCTCTGTCTTACCACGAGTCTCGCCTTTGATGATCTAATTCTGGCTTCCGTTGGCTATACGGAGCCAGAAAAACTAAAGGAGGATTGC CTAAGTGTGCAGATTGTCAAACAATATAATATTGGAAACATCTACGACCGACCACTGATCATGTTCCAGGCGCCAGTGTTTTTTGAGCCTTATCTCAGGGTTCACAATTACCTGAGCACCTGCAGCACAGAGCAGTTTCCCATGCGTCGCTATATTCTAGACGGAGAA TTGGAGATACCACCGCCAGCGTACATGAAACCAGGAGTTAAGCTATGTTTTAATACAAAGCCCTTCACGCTGGACAAACTACCCGACGGTTTGCCCTTCAACGAGAGTCAGAAAACTGCTTTCAAGGAAGCTTTAACCAGGGAGTTTAGCATCATTCAGGGACCTCCAGGCACCGGAAAAACACACCTTTCTGTGGAGTTGGTTAACACTTTGATACAGAATGCCAAAGCCCTGGGCACGGGACCCATCATTGTGCTGACCTATACCAACAACTCGCTGGACAAATTCCTTGTAAAGGTGTCGCAGTACACCCAAGAGATTCTTCGCTTTGGCAGCCAGTCGCGAGATCCGCAAATATCCAAGTTTAATGTGCGTACCATGATCAACCCGGATTTGGTGCCACCGCGCTTGAAGCGAATTTGGTGGCTGGTTAATTGTGAATACAAGGAAAAGTTTCAGAACCTACAAGGCCTGTACGCAAACTTTGATGGCAGCGAGGACAGCTACCAGCAGACGCTGGCGGCTCAGGAGCAGCTTAATCAGGTTGCCGAGCGTATCGAAACACTGCGCATGATTTTCCAGTTCTTTCTAGCGAGGGACAAGGACGTGTTGGCTATGACCACCACGTGCGCGGCTCGTGTTAACTTCTTGTTCAGGCTGCTGCAGTCAAAGTGCGTCGTCTTTGAGGAGGCAGCTGAGATTCAGGAGGCACATATCCTGGCCTGCCTAACGCCACACACAGAGCATGTGATCCTTGTCGGCGATCACAAGCAGCTGCAACCATTCACCGGCAGCAGTAAGGTCCCACAGATCTCGCTCTTTGAACGACTCATTGTGGCGGGTCTGCCATTTTCACTGCTCAATCTGCAGTACCGCATGCGCCCGTGCATTTCCGATCTCCTTGTGCCCAGCATTTATGACGAACTGCTCTGCTCGGAGTCAGTGAAGGCATACGACAACATCCGCCTGATGGCTAAGAACTTGTACTTTGTTCAGCACAACCAAACGGAGCAACGCACCACTGATATGTCCATCGAGAACCTTTACGAAGCTGGCGTGTTGGCCAAATTAACTGAGTTCCTGATTCAGAAGGCCAAATACAAACACAGCGATATTGCGATCCTGTCCCCGTACAATGCCCAAATAGAGTGCATCAAGAAAGCG CTTCCCCGAATGTATCGTTCCACGGTGCAAGTGGCCAGTGTGGATAGTTTCCAAGGCCTGGAGGCCAATATTGTGCTGCTATCGCTGGTGCGCAGCAATGCGTCCGGCCAAATTGGCTTCCTTCGCCTAGCCAATCGGGTGTGTGTGGCTCTTTCTCGAGCTCGCTGGGCGCTGTACATCGTCGGTAACCTGGAGATGTTGCAACAATCCTACCCAAAGCTTTGGAGCCCAATTGCCCAGCGTTTGGAAGAGAACAATGCCATCGGCGAGGCTTTTCCGTTCAGTACCTGA
- the LOC6538758 gene encoding structural maintenance of chromosomes protein 6, which yields MERSRRGRIRRMPTSGSESDGSTAEPTRKRSKQQLEQTQSEAETEADYVEYHEEEESEKFENASTSQTTRSRNKQARQRTSNMSQRSGNFNLTSELSIPNAFDRCGKVISMRLTNFMCHSNLFIEFGPNINFLVGNNGSGKSAVITALALGLTSSARATNRASSIQKLIKNGEASATISITLCNAGLRPFKADVFGPHLTVVRQIRHSSSTYDLQDARGRSVSKKVSEIRRMLLCFGINVENPIFVLNQEAAREFLKELEPASNYKLLMKATQLDVCTSSLTECHAQRRHFTQDLEQLQKKREVVAKQVEAEEEKVSILKDKEIVKVKLEQCKTKLAWMAVTQYQKELENLEHSIKLIENKKAKLEQTTSKKESTQATMTQQLKEFEASKNQILATYKAQDEKLRAAKKAVQDLLFLASQVKAQIGNAERRMREDQHAYDECEKLIGNYHADFNRVKEQREEHANKMETLKKQVADSEQIIAQLREEQQQIKRDINSVQERVDAVQNERRQLHKSKQNISWEMEALSRNKSNKLSVYGEQAIQVVHALRTQYAGSNMHRMPRGPLGQYISAPNPKYRDLIENQLMSCLRSYIVSSDRERQSLRALLQNKFQGGNMPTIITSPFTDRVYDVSRNKVQPTTPNTTVLIDEISCDDPVVMNYLIDMLRIETVLVTESKETAEFLTSDTENVPPNLTRVLVPNLGLEYIPSPNYAVYSTRITPARYIHINVDDRIRQLQMEQSELQEKEASLEIDYIQHRKALENTQQMISKKSTMIGQHQSRNQKAMQQIMELQNFDYQELPEYDRLKSHLADSGEKIEKCRAERETLQEKLVSIQESKAELESTEAAERRALDGIHKKLSTLDTEVSDVESKIRSLDLHYEENTRNFQKTLELEKKMLGEKKTVLNELEKAREEAEKTGEFVATTQSEEKIREAISRYKSKIKQVEQLNYNHEEVEKGLAELRDELGLQARHLEVVESVIKKLRVAYHHRAQLFQRSRHHYFTMVQFQFEQALAMRQFRVSFETSDKEKTWKINVFPPSGNETSNTRSLSGGERSFTTVSLLKGLWSTSDHPFYFLDEYDVFTDEVNRKFITEILIGEGLEWISRQYCFLTPQDTRVEASNLITVHKLEAPER from the exons ATGGAACGGAGTCGCAGAGGCAGAATTCGGCGGATGCCTACGTCCGGATCAGAAAGCGATGGCTCCACAGCAGAACCAACTCGCAAGAGGAGCAAACAGCAGCTCGAGCAAACCCAATCCGAGGCAGAGACGGAGGCGGACTATGTCGAGTATCACGAAGAGGAAGAGTCGGAGAAATTCGAGAACGCGTCGACTTCGCAGACGACAAGGTCTCGGAACAAGCAGGCGCGCCAAAGAACTTCAAACATGTCCCAGCGCAGCGGCAACTTTAATCTAACT TCTGAGTTATCCATACCGAACGCCTTCGATCGCTGCGGCAAGGTAATTTCCATGCGCCTCACCAACTTCATGTGTCACTCCAATCTGTTCATTGAGTTCGGGCCCAACATCAACTTCCTGGTTGGCAACAATGGGAGTGGCAAGAGCGCCGTAATCACGGCACTGGCTTTGGGTCTGACCAGCAGTGCTAGAGCAACTAACCGGGCCAGCAGTATACAGA AGCTCATCAAGAACGGTGAAGCTAGTGCCACCATATCCATAACGCTGTGCAATGCGGGATTGCGGCCCTTCAAAGCGGACGTCTTCGGGCCCCACCTCACCGTAGTACGACAAATACGCCACTCCTCCTCGACTTACGACCTCCAGGACGCTCGCGGTAGAAGCGTCTCGAAGAAAGTGTCTGAGATTAGGCGCATGCTGCTCTGCTTCGGCATCAATGTGGAGAACCCCATTTTTGTGCTGAATCAGGAGGCGGCGAGGGAGTTTTTAAAAGA ATTGGAGCCAGCATCGAATTACAAACTGTTAATGAAAGCAACTCAACTGGATGTTTGCACCAGCAGTCTAACGGAGTGCCATGCTCAGCGACGTCATTTCACCCAAGACCTGGAACAACTGCAAAAG aAAAGAGAAGTGGTGGCCAAGCAAGTTGAAGCGGAGGAGGAAAAGGTGTCAATTCTTAAGGATAAGGAAATTGTCAAG GTTAAATTGGAGCAGTGCAAAACAAAACTGGCATGGATGGCCGTGACGCAATATCAAAAGGAGCTCGAGAATCTAGAACATTCAATTAAACTGATTGAAAACAAGAAGGCGAAGCTGGAACAGACAACATCCAAAAAGGAGAGCACGCAAGCCACCATGACCCAACAATTGAA GGAGTTTGAGGCttctaaaaatcaaatattggCAACCTACAAGGCCCAGGATGAGAAGCTGAGAGCAGCCAAGAAGGCAGTGCAGGACCTGCTTTTCCTAGCCAGCCAAGTCAAAGCCCAGATCGGGAACGCAGAACGTCGCATGCGAGAGGATCAGCATGCGTATGATGAATGTGAAAAGCTAATAGGAAACTATCATGCCGACTTTAATCGGGTTAAGGAGCAGCGGGAAGAGCACGCTAACAAGATGGAGACGTTAAAGAAGCAGGTGGCCGATAGCGAACAGATCATTGCCCAGTTGCgagaggagcagcagcagattaAACGAGACATTAACTCGGTCCAGGAAAGGGTGGACGCTGTACAAAATGAAAGAAGACAGCTGCATAAATCGAAGC AAAACATCAGTTGGGAGATGGAAGCACTGTCTCGCAACAAGTCCAATAAACTTTCCGTGTACGGTGAGCAAGCGATACAGGTTGTGCATGCACTGCGAACTCAGTATGCCGGTTCCAACATGCATAGAATGCCTCGAGGGCCGCTGGGCCAGTATATCAGTGCGCCCAATCCAAAATACCGCGACCTGATTGAGAACCAGCTCATGTCCTGCCTGCGCTCGTACATCGTTAGCTCCGACCGCGAGCGCCAGTCGCTGCGGGCGTTGCTGCAAAACAAGTTCCAAGGCGGAAATATGCCCACTATTATAACCAGTCCGTTTACGGATCGCGTTTACGACGTGTCTCGAAACAAAGTGCAACCCACCACACCAAACACCACAGTGTTAATCGATGAAATCAG CTGCGATGATCCTGTGGTAATGAACTACCTTATTGATATGCTACGAATCGAAACGGTCCTTGTGACAGAGTCCAAAGAAACCGCCGAGTTCCTCACCTCCGACACTGAGAATGTGCCGCCCAATCTAACGCGTGTGCTGGTGCCGAACCTGGGACTGGAGTACATACCTTCTCCCAACTATGCTGTATACTCGACTAGGATAACACCCGCCCGCTATATTCATATAAACGTCGATGATCGGATACGACAGCTTCAAATGGAGCAAAGCGAACTGCAGGAAAAGGAGGCTTCTTTGGAAATAGACTACATCCAACACAGAAAGGCACTGGAAAACACCCAACAAATGATTTCGAAGAAGAGTACTATGATTGGTCAGCATCAATCAAGGAATCAGAAGGCTATGCAGCAGATAATGGAGCTGCAAAACTTTGACTATCAAGAGCTACCGGAGTACGATCGTTTG AAATCTCATTTAGCTGATAGCGGCGAAAAAATTGAGAAATGTAGGGCAGAACGGGAAACGCTTCAGGAAAAACTTGTTAGCATCCAAGAGAGCAAGGCAGAACTTGAGTCAACTGAAGCCGCAGAGAGGCGAGCCCTTGACGGGATTCACAAGAAGCTTTCCACACTGGACACCGAAGTTAGCGATGTCGAAAGCAAGATCCGCAGCCTGGACCTCCATTATGAGGAAAACACTCGTAATTTCCAAAAAACGTTGGAGCTAGAGAAAAAAATGCTCGGCGAGAAGAAGACCGTGCTGAACGAATTGGAAAAGGCTCGCGAAGAGGCAGAGAAAACGGGAGAGTTTGTAGCAACGACGCAATCGGAGGAGAAAATTCGCGAAGCAATAAGTCGCTACAAATCAAAGATTAAACAAGTGGAGCAGCTTAACTATAACCATGAAGAGGTAGAAAAAGGATTGGCGGAGCTGCGAGATGAATTGGGCCTGCAAGCTCGGCACCTGGAAGTGGTTGAATCCGTGATCAAGAAGCTCCGCGTGGCCTACCATCACCGAGCGCAACTCTTTCAGAGATCGCGACATCATTACTTCACAATGGTTCAGTTTCAATTTGAA cAAGCGCTTGCTATGCGACAATTTAGAGTTAGTTTCGAGACCAGTGACAAAGAAAAGACGTGGAAGATCAACGTATTTCCGCCCAGTGGGAATGAGACGTCCAATACCAGGAGCTTATCGGGCGGTGAACGATCGTTTACGACGGTTTCCTTGCTGAAAGGACTTTGGAGCACTTCAGATCATCCGTTCTACTTTTTGGACGAATACGATGTGTTTACA GATGAAGTAAACCGCAAGTTTATCACGGAAATTCTAATCGGCGAGGGTTTGGAGTGGATTTCGCGTCAGTATTGTTTCCTGACGCCCCAGGACACGAGGGTCGAGGCTAGCAATCTGATCACCGTGCACAA acTTGAGGCTCCCGAGCGGTAA
- the LOC6538760 gene encoding cysteine and histidine-rich domain-containing protein encodes MEQCYNRGCGQLFDPATNNDESCRHHPGEPFFHDAYKGWSCCNKKSVDFTEFLNIKGCTLAKHSNVKPPEPEKPVRDASADKDDVIEVRAPIREALPRPPIDSPLTVLQPAVAPALKEIVFAAKTPAVQKSSDAIEVGTSCKNNGCTYSFTGTSSDFGECTYHPGVPIFHEGMKFWSCCQKRTSDFAQFMAQKGCAYGEHKWVKENDDKKVVQCRYDWHQTATNVVVAIYAKKYDYSQSVVELNPIRLHVYLVFPEQDNARFDLDLELRGIVNVSNASAHMFGTKVEITLPKLEPGSWSNLNFPNKKLPAVRKSQMEEKPKQEESDEEFFDLDDIKAETSFRLSEMSLQNPNN; translated from the exons ATGGAACAATGCTATAACAGAGGCTGTGGCCAACTCTTCGATCCGGCGACCAACAACGATG AATCTTGCCGGCACCATCCGGGCGAACCTTTCTTCCACGACGCCTACAAGGGTTGGTCCTGCTGCAACAAGAAGTCGGTGGACTTCACCGAGTTCCTCAACATCAAGGGCTGCACCTTGGCAAAGCACTCCAATGTGAAGCCACCGGAGCCGGAGAAACCTGTTCGAGATGCGTCCGCCGACAAGGACGATGTAATCGAGGTGCGGGCACCCATCCGGGAAGCCTTGCCGCGTCCGCCCATTGATTCGCCGCTGACCGTCCTACAGCCCGCCGTGGCTCCTGCCCTGAAAGAGATCGTGTTTGCAGCCAAAACGCCGGCTGTTCAAAAGTCCAGCGATGCCATCGAAGTGGGAACCAGTTGCAAGAATAACGGATGCACGTACTCCTTTACGGGTACCAGCAGCGACTTTGGAGAGTGCACCTACCATCCGGGCGTGCCCATCTTTCACGAGGGCATGAAATTCTGGTCCTGCTGCCAGAAACGAACCTCGGACTTTGCCCAGTTTATGGCGCAAAAGGGCTGTGCCTACGGTGAGCACAAATGGGTTAAAGAG AACGACGACAAAAAGGTTGTGCAGTGCCGCTACGACTGGCACCAGACGGCCACCAATGTGGTAGTGGCCATTTATGCCAAAAAGTATGATTACAGTCAGAGTGTGGTGGAGCTTAATCCCATCAGGCTGCACGTTTACCTGGTCTTTCCCGAGCAGGACAACGCCAGGTTTGACCTGGACCTGGAATTGCGTGGT ATTGTCAATGTGAGCAATGCCAGTGCGCATATGTTTGGCACTAAAGTGGAGATTACACTGCCCAAGCTGGAGCCCGGCTCCTGGTCTAATCTGAATTTCCCCAACAAGAAACTGCCAGCGGTTAGGAAAAGCCAGATGGAAGAGAAGCCAAAGCAGGAGGAGAGCGATGAGGAGTTCTTCGACCTGGATGACATTAAAGCGGAGACCAGTTTCCGGCTTTCCGAAATGAGCTTGCAGAACCCAAACAACTAA
- the LOC6538759 gene encoding RWD domain-containing protein 1, whose product MSRNYKEDQTNEVEALDSIYCGEMEILATEPHHKFQIPIATEEYSSEEPEKGLSCKLVFTYTATYPDGAPVVEIEEPENFEHTFETRLLEHLQKTIEENLGMEMIFSLVSSAQEWLNERWDEHKFHQEELREQKLREVEEEERKKFEGTRVTVESFLTWKLEFEDSTGIAAKREKNNVSKKQTGRELFMCDTTLNDSDIKFLLEAGENIENVKIDETLFQDIGELDLDEDDDEDWVPGADDDDD is encoded by the exons ATGAGCCGCAACTACAAGGAGGATCAGACCAACGAGGTGGAGGCGTTGGACTCCATATACTGTGGCGAAATGGAGA TTCTCGCCACGGAGCCGCACCACAAATTCCAGATTCCCATCGCCACGGAGGAGTACAGTTCGGAGGAGCCCGAGAAAGGTCTGTCCTGCAAACTGGTCTTCACATACACAGCCACCTATCCGGATGGAGCACCCGTGGTGGAAATCGAGGAGCCAGAGAACTTTGAGCACACGTTCGAAACGCGTCTGCTGGAACACCTGCAAAAGACAATTGAGGAGAACCTGGGCATGGAGATGATCTTTTCGCTGGTGAGCAGTGCCCAGGAGTGGCTGAACGAGCGTTGGGATGAGCACAAATTCCACCAGGAGGAACTGCGAGAGCAGAAGCTGCGGGAAGTCGAAGAGGAGGAACGCAAGAAATTCGAGGGCACCCGTGTGACGGTGGAGTCCTTCCTCACATGGAAACTCGAATTCGAGGACAGCACCGGCATTGCCGCCAAGCGGGAAAAGAACAATGTGTCCAAGAAACAAACCGGACGCGAACTCTTCATGTGCGACACCACGCTCAACGATTCGGACATCAAGTTCCTCCTGGAGGCGGGTGAAAACATTGAGAATGTCAAAATCGATGAGACGCTGTTCCAAGATATTGGCGAACTGGATTtggatgaagatgatgatgaggatTGGGTGCCCGGGGcggacgacgacgacgattAA
- the LOC6538762 gene encoding uncharacterized protein LOC6538762 isoform X2 — protein sequence MKFLVTIAALCLLVAFAAGQQYFLGQFPSRTRFGFDPVALAGPSTATQVRDPRQNRGPVVFPPSPPDAVDESSGVVVGASGYGFVPPQQTAAVAVAAAGDPSTYFSTTFQTPDTAYATYNFFGSPYTTRFRYF from the exons TTAGTCACCATCGCCGCCCTCTGCCTCCTTGTGGCCTTCGCCGCGGGCCAGCAATACTTCCTGGGCCAGTTCCCCAGCCGGACTCGCTTTGGATTCGATCCCGTGGCGCTGGCGGGACCCTCAACGGCCACACAGGTTCGGGATCCTCGACAGAACAGGG GACCCGTGGTGTTCCCCCCATCCCCTCCAGACGCAGTGGACGAGTCCAGCGGCGTGGTCGTGGGCGCCTCCGGATACGGTTTTGTGCCGCCCCAGCAAA CGGCGGCTGTGGCAGTGGCGGCCGCGGGGGATCCGTCCACGTACTTTAGCACCACCTTCCAGACCCCCGACACCGCCTATGCGACATACAACTTCTTCGGTAGTCCGTACACCACGCGGTTTAGATACTTCTGA
- the LOC6538762 gene encoding uncharacterized protein LOC6538762 isoform X1, with protein sequence MKFLVTIAALCLLVAFAAGQQYFLGQFPSRTRFGFDPVALAGPSTATQVRDPRQNRGPVVFPPSPPDAVDESSGVVVGASGYGFVPPQQTAAAVAVAAAGDPSTYFSTTFQTPDTAYATYNFFGSPYTTRFRYF encoded by the exons TTAGTCACCATCGCCGCCCTCTGCCTCCTTGTGGCCTTCGCCGCGGGCCAGCAATACTTCCTGGGCCAGTTCCCCAGCCGGACTCGCTTTGGATTCGATCCCGTGGCGCTGGCGGGACCCTCAACGGCCACACAGGTTCGGGATCCTCGACAGAACAGGG GACCCGTGGTGTTCCCCCCATCCCCTCCAGACGCAGTGGACGAGTCCAGCGGCGTGGTCGTGGGCGCCTCCGGATACGGTTTTGTGCCGCCCCAGCAAA CAGCGGCGGCTGTGGCAGTGGCGGCCGCGGGGGATCCGTCCACGTACTTTAGCACCACCTTCCAGACCCCCGACACCGCCTATGCGACATACAACTTCTTCGGTAGTCCGTACACCACGCGGTTTAGATACTTCTGA
- the LOC26534737 gene encoding CCR4-NOT transcription complex subunit 6-like isoform X2 translates to MCYNVLCDKYATRQMYGYCPTWALCWEYRKKSIIDEIRHYAADIISLQEIETEQFYHFFLPELKNDGYEGIFSPKSRAKTMSELERKYVDGCAIFFRASKFTLIKESLIEFNQLAMANAEGSDNMLNRVMPKDNIGLAALLKVKENAWEPMSEVTQISQPLLVCTAHIHWDPEFCDVKLIQTMMLSNELKTIIDEASHSFRPGHKNDSNAVQLLLCGDFNSLPDSGVVEFLGKGRVSMDHLDFKDMGYKSCLQRLLSNDTNEFTHSFKLASAYNEDIMPHTNYTFDFKGIIDYIFYTKTGMVPLGLLGPVSNDWLRENKVVGCPHPHIPSDHFPLLVELELMHTASQQAPPNGLINRR, encoded by the exons ATGTGCTATAATGTGCTCTGCGACAAGTACGCGACGCGACAAATGTACGGATACTGTCCGACGTGGGCGCTGTGCTGGGAGTACCGGAAAAAGTCGATAATCGACGAGATACGGCACTATGCAGCGGACATTATCAGTCTGCAGGAGATCGAAACGGAGCAGTTCTATCACTTTTTCCTGCCGGAGCTCAAGAACGATGGCTACGAAGGCATCTTCTCTCCCAAGTCGCGAGCAAAGACAATGTCCGAGCTGGAGAGGAAGTACGTGGATGGCTGTGCGATATTCTTCAGGGCGTCCAA ATTTACGCTGATCAAGGAGTCACTGATCGAGTTCAATCAGCTGGCAATGGCCAATGCCGAGGGCTCCGACAACATGCTGAACCGCGTGATGCCTAAGGATAACATCGGTCTGGCCGCCCTGCTCAAGGTGAAGGAGAACGCATGGGAGCCGATGTCCGAGGTGACGCAGATCTCGCAGCCGCTGCTCGTCTGCACGGCGCACATACACTGGGACCCGGAGTTCTGCGACGTCAAGCTCATCCAGACGATGATGCTCAGCAATGAGTTGAAGACGATCATCGACGAGGCGAGCCACAGTTTCCGGCCGGGTCACAAGAACGACTCCAATGCtgtccagctgctgctgtgcgGTGACTTCAACTCGCTGCCCGATTCAGGCGTGGTTGAGTTCCTGGGCAAGGGCCGGGTCTCCATGGATCATTTGGACTTCAAGGACATGGGCTACAAGTCCTGCCTGCAGCGGCTGCTCTCGAACGACACCAACGAGTTTACGCACTCGTTCAAGCTAGCCTCCGCCTACAACGAGGACATCATGCCGCACACCAACTATACGTTCGACTTTAAGGGCATCATCGACTACATCTTCTACACAAAGACGGGCATGGTGCCGCTGGGCCTGCTGGGTCCCGTCTCCAATGACTGGCTGCGCGAGAATAAGGTTGTTGGATGCCCACATCCGCACATACCCTCCGATCACTTCCCACTGCTGGTCGAGCTAGAGCTGATGCATACGGCTAGCCAACAGGCGCCTCCTAACGGGCTGATCAATCGCCGGTAG